One window of the Anopheles cruzii chromosome 2, idAnoCruzAS_RS32_06, whole genome shotgun sequence genome contains the following:
- the LOC128277948 gene encoding gastrula zinc finger protein XlCGF8.2DB-like isoform X1 produces the protein MSQAVESAGSEKIPNCSKPFECSECNKLFRQLSTLTNHMKIHTGEKPYKCTICAKEFRQTTTLSNHLKIHTGEKPFNCNFCGKQFRQLSTLSNHQKIHTGEKPFECSVCGKQFRQSSTLNSHIRIHSDDKFCIKPFKCSICPKEFRQTTTLSNHIKIHTGEKPYACTYCGKMFRQTGTLSNHLKIHTGEKPFECSVCGKQFRQSSTLNSHIRIHADDKYCKPSSPPTISTTVTGGLNIKVEDIKPFYALI, from the exons ATGTCACAGGCAGTGGAGAGCGCCGGCAGCGAGAAGATTCCCAACTGCTCGAAACCGTTCGAGTGCTCTGAATGCAACAAACTGTTCCGCCAGCTCAGCACTCTGACTAACCACATGAAGATCCACACCGGCGAGAAGCCGTACAAGTGCACCATTTGTGCGAAGGAGTTCCGCCAAACGACCACGCTGTCCAATCACCTGAAGATTCACACCG GTGAAAAGCCGTTCAATTGCAACTTCTGTGGCAAACAGTTCCGGCAGCTGAGCACCCTGTCGAACCATCAGAAGATCCACACCGGCGAGAAGCCGTTCGAGTGCTCGGTGTGCGGCAAACAGTTCCGCCAGTCCAGCACGCTCAACAGTCATATCAGGATCCACTCGGATGATAAGTTTT GCATAAAACCCTTCAAATGCAGCATCTGTCCCAAGGAATTTCGTCAGACGACGACACTCTCGAATCACATTAAAATTCACACAG GTGAAAAGCCGTACGCCTGCACGTACTGCGGCAAAATGTTCCGCCAGACGGGAACGCTTTCCAATCATCTGAAAattcacaccggcgaaaaaccGTTCGAATGCTCGGTGTGCGGCAAACAGTTCCGCCAGTCCAGTACCTTGAACAGCCACATACGTATCCATGCGGACGATAAGTATT GTAAACCTTCGAGCCCCCCAACCATTAGCACAACGGTCACCGGTGGACTCAACATAAAGGTTGAGGACATCAAACCATTTTACGCGCTGATCTAA
- the LOC128277948 gene encoding gastrula zinc finger protein XlCGF49.1-like isoform X2 — protein MSQAVESAGSEKIPNCSKPFECSECNKLFRQLSTLTNHMKIHTGEKPYKCTICAKEFRQTTTLSNHLKIHTGEKPFNCNFCGKQFRQLSTLSNHQKIHTGEKPFECSVCGKQFRQSSTLNSHIRIHSDDKFCEKPYACTYCGKMFRQTGTLSNHLKIHTGEKPFECSVCGKQFRQSSTLNSHIRIHADDKYCKPSSPPTISTTVTGGLNIKVEDIKPFYALI, from the exons ATGTCACAGGCAGTGGAGAGCGCCGGCAGCGAGAAGATTCCCAACTGCTCGAAACCGTTCGAGTGCTCTGAATGCAACAAACTGTTCCGCCAGCTCAGCACTCTGACTAACCACATGAAGATCCACACCGGCGAGAAGCCGTACAAGTGCACCATTTGTGCGAAGGAGTTCCGCCAAACGACCACGCTGTCCAATCACCTGAAGATTCACACCG GTGAAAAGCCGTTCAATTGCAACTTCTGTGGCAAACAGTTCCGGCAGCTGAGCACCCTGTCGAACCATCAGAAGATCCACACCGGCGAGAAGCCGTTCGAGTGCTCGGTGTGCGGCAAACAGTTCCGCCAGTCCAGCACGCTCAACAGTCATATCAGGATCCACTCGGATGATAAGTTTT GTGAAAAGCCGTACGCCTGCACGTACTGCGGCAAAATGTTCCGCCAGACGGGAACGCTTTCCAATCATCTGAAAattcacaccggcgaaaaaccGTTCGAATGCTCGGTGTGCGGCAAACAGTTCCGCCAGTCCAGTACCTTGAACAGCCACATACGTATCCATGCGGACGATAAGTATT GTAAACCTTCGAGCCCCCCAACCATTAGCACAACGGTCACCGGTGGACTCAACATAAAGGTTGAGGACATCAAACCATTTTACGCGCTGATCTAA